One Neodiprion pinetum isolate iyNeoPine1 chromosome 1, iyNeoPine1.2, whole genome shotgun sequence genomic window carries:
- the LOC124224959 gene encoding thyrotropin-releasing hormone receptor, giving the protein MPTYIEFELLNNNEIANRSLGFVVGEENSDGYLLTILRLAIVSLGLPLNLVVVAVIIGSNRSMRTASNCYVMSIVISNLIVTVQILLDVLKQWIKFCFHTNGVYVAYLTLEASVLTLVIFALERYVAHCHPKSQPGPDFGFSQGAKGVLVIWAMAATFAAMELNLKFHFLTSIQGLIFLASTAMFLFLPTLVIITLGTFVLIDTGSFENTAENDATRVFVALAAVFYVSMAPYRMVSLVRFMAPTLCCSQTILDASYLIVELSAAVNPILYALVSRHFRAAFKETLCGFFGGRGPTITTQIL; this is encoded by the exons ATGCCAACCTACATCGAATTCGAGCTTCTCAACAACAACGAGATCGCGAATAGAAGCTTGGGCTTTGTCGTAGGCGAGGAGAACAGCGACGGTTACCTCCTGACGATACTCAGGTTGGCAATCGTGTCCCTCGGTTTACCCTTAAACTTGGTAGTGGTGGCAGTGATAATTGGCAGTAATCGATCTATGCGCACTGCTTCCAACTGCTACGTCATGAGCATAGTGATCTCGAACCTCATAGTGACCGTCCAGATCCTCCTGGACGTCCTGAAGCAATGGATCAAATTCTGCTTCCACACTAACGGCGTCTACGTCGCCTACTTGACTCTGGAGGCTTCGGTTCTGACCTTGGTCATCTTCGCGCTCGAACGATACGTCGCACATTGTCATCCGAAATCGCAGCCCGGTCCGGATTTCGGATTTTCGCAGGGTGCCAAAGGGGTCCTTGTAATTTGGGCGATGGCCGCGACCTTCGCTGCGATGGAACTCAACTTGAAGTTCCATTTTCTTACCAGCATTCAGGGCCTCATATTCCTCGCTTCGACCGCTATGTTCCTCTTTCTTCCCACCCTCGTGATCATCACTCTGGGTACATTCGTGCTGATCGATACCGGCAGCTTCGAGAACACCGCCGAAAACGACGCTACCAGGGTTTTCG TGGCCCTCGCTGCGGTTTTCTATGTCAGCATGGCTCCGTATCGGATGGTGTCCTTGGTCCGCTTTATGGCTCCAACGTTATGCTGTTCGCAAACTATACTCGACGCCAGCTACTTGATCGTCGAATTATCTGCGGCGGTTAACCCGATACTCTACGCCCTCGTATCCAGGCATTTTCGAGCCGCGTTTAAG GAAACGCTTTGCGGGTTTTTTGGCGGCCGTGGACCGACGATTACCACTCAGATCCTGTGA